Genomic segment of Sphingomicrobium marinum:
GGCTGTCCGCGACGAAATCCTCGATCTGGCTCGTCGACGGCGTCGGATAAAGCGTCGCATAGCGCGCCGCTTCACCCATGGCGTGCTGCGCACCGGCATTGGCCCAGAATACCAGCGCTAGCTGGAAGATCCCGAAAATGAACGAAATCAGGATCGGCAGCGCGAGCGCAAACTCGACGACCGCAGCGCCCTCTTCGTTTTCTTTGAATAGCTTGCGCATGATAGTTCCTAACTCGTCCGGATGGCGGCGACGCCGACAAATTGATAATCGCCATTGTCATTGACGTTGCTGCCGAACGTCGTCGGGAACATCGGTGTGTACGTCGCCGTGACCGAGACGCTCAGATAGCGCGCCTCGTCCTCGCCCGAGGTGCAGCTGTCATTGTAATTGTCCTGGCGCGTGCCGTCGCACTCCACCCATTCGTCGGTGGTGACGTTTGACTGATCGACGTCCGCCAGCCGCGCGGCTTCGGTGACCAGCGTATTGGTCACGGTCGTGTCCGCCGATTTCTGGAATACCTTTTCGATCGCCGACTGCGCAGCCTGCTCGGCATTCAGCTTGGTCGAATAGGCATTGGAGATGTCGACCATGCCGACAAGCAGGCCCGCCAACACGGGCGCAACGATCGCCAGTTCGACGACCGAGGTGCCCTGCTGGTTGCTAAGGATGTCTTTTAAACGCATGTTCCAGGCTCCTAGGCAATCAGGCGGACTTGGCCGTCAGGCGCGCTGAAGCTGCCCGATGCACTGCCCGGCGGGCAGGTGTTTGTGATGTTTGCAGCACCCGAGAAATAGACGCGGCGCGTGACGAGTTGCATGCAGGCGACATTGGCACTCGAGTTGCCATTGTAGGTCACCTGCTGGCTCGGGAAATAAAGCGCTCCCCGATAGAAGCTGGTGTTGCCGCCGTTGATCTTGTTCGGACTGTTGGCAGCCCCACTGTTATTCGTATCGCTCGCACGGCGGTCCTGGTAAATCGCAATGCCGGCAAAATCGCCCGTGTCAGGCGCCTGGATTTGCAACTGCGAACCACCATTCATCTCGACACTGCCGATGGTCGCGGTGGGCGACGTGCTGACATTGGTCATGACGATCGTCACGCCATTATTCGCATAAACTTCCGCCTGGCTGCCCAGATCAAAATCGCCGCCGCTGACATAGTAGGTCCCTGGCGCAAGCGTCAGCGTGCCGCGGACGCGAATGCTGGTGAAACAGTTGTTTGCGGGATTGCTGCTGTCATACGACTGCACGCGGGTCTGGTTGCTGTTGACCGTCATCGCGCCGCCGTTGCAGGTGCTGGGCGGGTTGGCTTGCACCCCTGCGAACGGATCTTCCATCGGCGAGGTGTAGGGCTGGAATTCGGTGCCCGAAGCCCAGTTGGTCGAGGTCGTGTTAATCCCGCCGACCGCCGCGATCGGCGACGCGTTCACCACGGCCGAGCCCGTCGCGAATGCGGCACCGTTTAGGTCGGTCGCGTTGGTAATCATGCCGCAGCCAAGCTGCAGGTTGGAGTTACCCGTTGCGTAAATGCCCTGCGTGGCATTGGGCTCGAGGCTGATGACGCAATAGTCGCCGCCCGGTGTTGCTGCCGCCGTTGCGGCCGCGGTAATCACGGGGGCGCTCGTCATGAAGAACGACGAAAAGGACAATTCGCGCTGAAGCTGAAGCTGCACGCGCGTCGTATAATTGTACCCCGACACCGTCGGATGCGTAATCTGCGGTGCGCCCAGCAGGGTGAAGCCCGTGTTCTGCGTATGAGCGAGGTCGCGCGTGACCGCGCTTTCGGCGCTCATGCTGTCCTGCTTTGCATAGACAGCTGCAATCGCCGCGCTGTCTGCCGCGCGCTGCAACTGGCGCTTCCACAGCGACCACTGAACCGTATCGGTCGCAAGGCCGGCAAAACCCACCAGCAACGGCATCGAGAATCCGACCATCACCAGCACGTTGCCGCGCCTATCGTTCATCAATGCTTTCATCGCCTTGATCATGCAAAACTCCCTGGGACTTTGGCCCTTGTTGCATGGGGAAATATCCAAACAGGGTGTGCGAAGCGTGTGCGGGGATGGTTGTCGGCAAATTAACCACGCCCGCTCTTGAAGCGATCGTGAAGCCGTCTTATCTACATAATACAGTTTTGCGCTTGCGTCCGAGGCGTCATCAAGCCACTCTTGGGCAAAGGCGATTAGCGAAAGGGGCAAGATGGCCGAAGAGACACAGACGCAGACCGAAACGGCGACCAAGATCAAGCTGGATCCGCCCGGCGCACTGCAGCCCATCGCGGCGGATCAGGCCGCGGGCCTCGTTCCCCTCAAGGAAGAAGAAAAGACCGAGCTTGAAAGCAAGGTCTCAAGCTTCGTCAGCGAACTCGCCGCACTCGACGCCAACAGCCCCGAATTCGGGAAGAAGGTCGACCAGCTCACCGCAATGGGCCGCAAGGAAATCGCCGAAGCGGCAGGTGCCTCCTCGCGCTTCCTCGACCGCCCGGTGAAAGCAATCGACAGCGACACCGGCATCGGCGCCGACCTCACCGAGCTGCGCCGGACCGTCGAAGCGCTCGATCCGTCGGAAAACTCGAAGCACCTGACGGGGCGCAAGCTGCTCGGCATCATCCCCTTCGGCAAGCGCATCAATCACTATTTCGACAAGTATCGTTCGGCCCAAAGCCACATCAGCGCGATCCTCGCCCGTCTCGGCAACGGCAAGGACGAACTGCTGATGGACAATGCCGCGATCGATACCGAACGTGCGGGCCTGTGGAAGACGATGCACAAGCTCGAGCAGATGATCCACATCTCCAAGAAGCTCGACACCGAGCTCGAGGACAAGGCCAACGAGCTGGACGCGACCGACCCCGCCAAGGCCAAGGCGATCCGCGAAAGCGCACTGTTCTACACGCGCCAGCGCACGCAGGACCTTCTCACGCAGATGGCGGTCACCGTGCAGGGCTATCTCGCGCTCGATCTCGTCAAGAAGAACAATGTCGAACTGGTCAAAGGCGTCGACCGCGCGTCGACTACCACCGTATCGGCGCTACGCACCGCGGTCACCGTGGCGCAGGCCATGTCCAACCAGAAGTTGGTGCTCGAACAGATCGGCGCGCTCAACACGACTACAGCCGGCATGATCGACAGCACGGGCAACCTGCTGAAAAGCCAGTCGGCGACGATCCACGAGCAGGCTGCCAGCTCGACCATCCCGATCGAGACGCTGCAGCGCGCCTTCCAGAACATCTACGATACGATGGACCAGATCGACACGTTCAAGCTCCAGGCGCTCGACAATATGAAGCAGACGGTCAACGTGCTCGAAAGCGAAGTCGGCAAGTCGAAGGGCTATATCGCCCGCGCCGAGGGCGTCGAGCAGGGCAAGCTGGAAAATCAGAAGTCGCCCTTCGAAACGCTCGAATAGTCCTCGATGATTACCCGCGATCTCACCAAGACGATCCAGCACCATGAAAAGGTGATGGCGAGGGTTCCCGCAGTGCGCGACAAGGCGGACCGCACGGTGCGCCGCGCTGACCGCATATTCGAACGCATGGACGAAGATGGCGCCGCCCGCGACGCGCGCCGCCGCGATTACCAGCGCACCATGGAAGGCGTCGGCAAGCGGCTTTTGCAAGTCGGAATCGCCGTTGGCGGCATCAGTCTTGCCGCGGTGCTTGCGGGCCTATTGATTCCAGGCGGTATCGGCATGTTCGGTTTCCTCGCCGC
This window contains:
- a CDS encoding TadE/TadG family type IV pilus assembly protein, producing the protein MRKLFKENEEGAAVVEFALALPILISFIFGIFQLALVFWANAGAQHAMGEAARYATLYPTPSTSQIEDFVADSQFGTHNGTMQTPTVTQNTTDEYFDIDIIYTQPTDFIFFEGPTVDIRKSKRVYYAN
- a CDS encoding TadE/TadG family type IV pilus assembly protein encodes the protein MRLKDILSNQQGTSVVELAIVAPVLAGLLVGMVDISNAYSTKLNAEQAAQSAIEKVFQKSADTTVTNTLVTEAARLADVDQSNVTTDEWVECDGTRQDNYNDSCTSGEDEARYLSVSVTATYTPMFPTTFGSNVNDNGDYQFVGVAAIRTS
- a CDS encoding pilus assembly protein TadG-related protein, which translates into the protein MIKAMKALMNDRRGNVLVMVGFSMPLLVGFAGLATDTVQWSLWKRQLQRAADSAAIAAVYAKQDSMSAESAVTRDLAHTQNTGFTLLGAPQITHPTVSGYNYTTRVQLQLQRELSFSSFFMTSAPVITAAATAAATPGGDYCVISLEPNATQGIYATGNSNLQLGCGMITNATDLNGAAFATGSAVVNASPIAAVGGINTTSTNWASGTEFQPYTSPMEDPFAGVQANPPSTCNGGAMTVNSNQTRVQSYDSSNPANNCFTSIRVRGTLTLAPGTYYVSGGDFDLGSQAEVYANNGVTIVMTNVSTSPTATIGSVEMNGGSQLQIQAPDTGDFAGIAIYQDRRASDTNNSGAANSPNKINGGNTSFYRGALYFPSQQVTYNGNSSANVACMQLVTRRVYFSGAANITNTCPPGSASGSFSAPDGQVRLIA
- a CDS encoding toxic anion resistance protein, translating into MAEETQTQTETATKIKLDPPGALQPIAADQAAGLVPLKEEEKTELESKVSSFVSELAALDANSPEFGKKVDQLTAMGRKEIAEAAGASSRFLDRPVKAIDSDTGIGADLTELRRTVEALDPSENSKHLTGRKLLGIIPFGKRINHYFDKYRSAQSHISAILARLGNGKDELLMDNAAIDTERAGLWKTMHKLEQMIHISKKLDTELEDKANELDATDPAKAKAIRESALFYTRQRTQDLLTQMAVTVQGYLALDLVKKNNVELVKGVDRASTTTVSALRTAVTVAQAMSNQKLVLEQIGALNTTTAGMIDSTGNLLKSQSATIHEQAASSTIPIETLQRAFQNIYDTMDQIDTFKLQALDNMKQTVNVLESEVGKSKGYIARAEGVEQGKLENQKSPFETLE